The sequence ATCCGCTGGCCGCTCGGGCTGAGCTGGGCGAATTACGACGATGCGAAGGCGAATTACGAGAAGGCGATCGCGCTCCGGCCGACGTTCATCATGTATCGTCTCGACGCGGCGCGGGCGTATGTTGAAGTGGACGAGTACGACAAAGCGAAGACGGAGCTGACGCGCATTGCGACGCTTCCGACCGAGAACCAGAAGGACAACGATTTCCGCAAAGAGGCGAAGGAACTGCTGGAGGAGATAAAAGACAAGTAACAGTGATCAGGGAACAGCGATCAGTGATCAAGGTTTTCGGGGGACGGGCGTTCTGACAAAGACGGCAACAATTTTTCCCATTGAGAATATTGGAGCCATCAACAACCACATGTCATTCCGAGCGCAGCGAGGAATCTATACGGTAAGAAAGATTCTTCGTCGTCGCAAAGAGCGCTCCTCCTCAGAATGACAGAGACTCAGCTTCCTTGAGAATATCGGAGCCACCATCAACCACATGTCACCTCGAGAACAACGAAGGGTCTATCCTGCTTCAACTTAAATGAAATTGAATTTCGTCCGCCAAATCCTTATTTTTAATTCTCTCAGCCGAGATGGTGGAATTGGCAGACACACTAGCCTTAGGAGCTAGCGCCGTAAGGCATTGGGGGTTCGAATCCCCCTCTCGGCACAACGTCATCCCCCCTTTGAACTTCTTCCATCGCCGCCACGAAGGATCAGCGTGCGCACCGTCAAATCCCCCTTATTTGCCTTGATTTTATTTTAAGGAAAAAGTAATTTCATCATTAGTCCCCCCTTTCTGCAGAGCCGACTTACTTTTTTAACGATATCAGCGCCACCCCAAGGCGGTCTCTTGGGAAAAATCGCTGAACGCAAATGGACAGGTTTTCCGGCATGCCCCGCATTCGGGGCGTTTGGGTAGTGGTTCTCTCCAGCTATTAAAAAAGATGCTGACGGTAAAATAGTAAATAGTGAAAAGTAAAGGGTGAAGAGTGAATAGTGAAGAGAAAGGAGCAGGGTATGCGGTGTGATTGGAGCAAGCTTTTAGGGAAGCTAATTTCCGTTTCTTTTGCGGCAACGCTCTCCTTTGCGCAGACGGCAACGACTCCCTCCGGGAGCGGCACGGCCGGCGATCCCTACCTGATCGATTCACTCAGCAATCTCTATTGGGTGACGCAAAACTCAACGTCGTGGAGTTCGTTCTTCCGGCAAACTGCGGACATCGATGCGTCGGCGAGTTCCGGATGGAATTCCGGCAGCGGCTTCGCGCCGATCGGGGGGCAGTCGACCAGTTTCGACGGCACCTATGACGGTAATGGGCACACGATCGACAGCCTCTATATCTCCAACAGCAATAACGACTATATCGGCATGTTCGGGCTCGTCTCGGACGGCACGATCCGGAATCTCCGGCTCACCAATGAGAACATCACAGGGGGGAGCGAAGTGGGAGGGCTCGTCGGGATGTCAACCGGAAGCGGATCCTCGCTGATCGACAGTTGCTCGACCGGCGGGGTCATTACCGGGAGCGACTCACAGGAAACCGGCGGTCTCGTCGGCATGGCGACGGCTGCCTCGACGATAAGAAACTGTTACAGCTCCGCGCTCGTGAACGGCGCGAACTTGGTCGGGGGACTTGTCGGCCACAATGACCAGGGGACCGTGATTAGTAACTGCTACAGTACCGGGAGCGTCAACGGAAGCGGCAGCGGGATTGGAGGCCTCGTCGGTTACAACACCTACACGTCCCCTGCCAACGCGCAGATCGTAAATAGTTACGCTATCGGCAAACTCATCGGGAGCGGCGTCTCGCAGGTCGGCGGACTTGTCGGCGGGAACGGCGCGACGATCAGCAACAGTTTCTGGAATACCGATTCCTCCGGGTCGACGGGCGTCGGGGCGGGTTCCGGCTCCGGTGCAACAGGAGCAACTTCGGGCCAGATGCAAACTCTCTCGACGTTCACCGGCGCCGGATGGGATTTTGTTCTCGAGACTGCCAACGGAACGAATGACTATTGGGATATGGATACCACTCACAAGGCCATCAACCATGGATATCCGTTCCTCTCGTGGGAGGACCACGATACCATCGCCCTTCCGGTCGAGCTGACGGCGTTCGCCGGAACCTCGACGGGGGCTGATGCGGTACTCAGCTGGAAGACGGCAACGGAGGTGCAGAATGCAGGGTTCGAAATTGAGAGAATGACCGACAAGCAACCAACGGCGGCGAACAGCTGGAAACGTGTAGGGTTTGTCGGAGGGGCGGGAACGTCGAACGCCCCGCACAATTACTCCTTCACCGATAACGTCGGATCGTCGGGAAGCTATTCATACCGGCTGATGCAGATCGACAGGAACGGCGCGTTCACCTATTCTCAGACTGTCACCGTCAACGTTGCCGCCGGACCGAGAATCTTCTCGCTCGGTCAGAATTATCCGAATCCGTTCAACCCCTCGACGACGATCCAATTCACGGTGCCGGAAGACGGAAGGGCGAGCTTGAAGATCTACGACGCGATCGGGCAGGAAGTCGCGACGCTTTTCAATAGCGGGGCGAAGGCGGGAGAATACCACCAGGCGACGTTCGACGCATCCCGGCTCGCGAGCGGGATATATTTTGCTCGGCTGGAATTCGGCGGGACAATGCTGACGAAAAAAATGATGCTGTTAAAATAGCGCCAGTTCTTGTTCGGCAAAACAGGCGAGCCCGGATGATGAGTCCGGGCTTGCTGTTTTAAGGGCTACACAGAATGATGATATGGATGATGGTCAAACGATATAGGTTCTTTGAAGGGATCGATGTGCCCCTTACTCCATTGCATAGTAGGAGAGTCTCCACTCTCATTCCCAACGTCTCGTTGGGAATGCCAATTTCTGACACTCCCTTTCAGCGGGCTGGGTTACGTTCCCGATCGAAGATCGGAAGCGAGGGAACTCCTCTCCCAACAAGCTCGGAGGCGGGGCTGCAACACTTCTATCCTCTTCATAAATGTCTTGACAATAGCCCTGAAAAGGAAGTATCTTAACCCGAACATAACGCTATAAGAACAACCGACTTCCTGGGGAAGACGACGGGGCGGTTGAGCTGAGGATATCAAAAGACCTCCGGATTTCCGGTTCACGGAATGAAGGAGGTCTTCGTTTTTTTGGGGGATGCAAAAGGCCTTTTCTGTGCCCAGGATCGGCGGAGAAGTTCTCAACGGACAAGCAGACAGCCGGCGTGCGTCATCACGCCAATGTCCTGCCGATCCATGCTCATGCGGCGAACAAATTATTCAACTTCAATCCCCGCTGGCTCACACGTCAACACTCATCAACTCGAAGGAGAAGAATAATGCTCTCATTATACCGCGGTTCAACTCTCATTGTGATCGTCGCCTGCTTCCTTGCAGCGTTCGGCGGATGCAAGAAGAACGACTCGACCACGAATCCAGTAAACGCTCCCCTCTATAACGTCACCGCCACGGTCGTCAATCCGCAAGGACAACCGCAGGGGGGCGCCACGCTCGCGCTGCAAAACCCCCCGGCCGAAAGCGGTACTTTCTCCGCGATAACCGACAGCACCGGAAAAGCGACCATCGAATCGCCTTCCGGACAGCATACGATCATCGCGTCGATAGGGACGGTCTTTCAGGCGACCCTGACCGTGAACGTCAGCGCGAGCGCCTCGGGCACAGTGGTCACCACACCGCTCCACTTGCAGCAGAACACGACCCTCGGGAGAGTTCTCGTCGTAACGGCGGATGCGGAGCAGTTGGAGGACGTTCTGCGCGTGATCGGATACACGGCCTTCGATTCTGTTTACATTGACACTCTGGAAGAGGAAGCGAACATCGATTCCACGAAAGTCCTAAACTATCTGAAGCAATACACGCTGGTCTTTTCGGATTGCGACGGAGGTACGGAAGGGGATGATGAATATGCGGCCCTCTCAAGAACGTACGGCAGGTATATCCAGGGGGGCGGGAAAATGTACGGCGGGCATTACAACTATTACCACCTCGAACGGATCTGGCCGCCGTACTATATGCTGGAGGACAGTCAGGACAACCCTGCAGAGGATTCCATCAGGATCGTCAGCCCGCCGCTCGCCGGTTATGTAGGGTTCACCGTCGCAAGCTGGGATTCATCAGGCGATTCCAGGGAGCTCTCCGGGTATGAGCATTTCACAGACCTGCCTCCGACCTCTGTCGTTTATGCGACGATCTCCTGGACCAACCCGAGGATCGCCGTCATCGTCGAGAACCATCTCGGAAGCGGAAAGTTTCTCTGGACAGACTACCACAATCAGGACATCAAGGATGTCGCACATCTTGTAAAGATCGTGCAGTACTTCCTTCTGAACCTGTAGCGTGAATTTTGGTACGGATGCGGGAGGAGCGTGGCAAGAAATGAACCACCCGAACTGCAACCAATTAACAAGCCGCGGGAGAGTCTCGACGATTCTCCCGCGAATTATTATCCGTTCGTCTTTGGCAGTGAATGGATGAACGCTTCTCCTGCCTGCACGCCGAGACCGACCCCTGTGCCGATCAGAACGCCGTCGATAAAATTATCCCTGAACACCGACGGCGGAATGGCGGAGACGTTCTGGAGTACGCCGACGATCATCGTCAGCAGAACGAACATCGTCCCGTAGACCAGCCCGATCACGATGAATTTTCCCCAGCTGAATGCCGCAAGCCGGCGCTCGAAGACGAACGCCAGCCACACCACCGGCAAGTTCACTCCGAACGACCAGAACCCCGAATAGAGCACCGGCATCGACGCCGTTGCGACGATGAACTGCACCGCGCTCGTGCACACCGCCGCCGTGATCGCTTCCGACAACCCGCGAATGTGGTAGAAGGCGAAGATGAACGCCCCGGTCAGGCCGAACGCGATATAGGCGAAATAAATGTCCCTGTAATTGAAGACTTCGGTGCCGTGCATGATCAGCCCGACTGTCATGCTGCCGAGAGCACCGGTGACGGTAATAAGGCCAAGCTTCCACAATTGTCTGAAAATGTCCTTCATGAATTCCTCCTTCTCCGATGTAGAGATCGGTTGTTCAATGCCGCGATGTCTCCCCGGCCGCAGGGGGAAAATCAGGCGGCGCTTGCGGCGGGAATATGTGATTATTTTAGAGTATTGTCAATTAATTCTGTGCGATGGAGTGTCCCATTTTCGGCATGCATAGCTCAGACATTCTTCTCCGACTAGTTCTGTGGACAGGCAAGAATGCCTGTCCTGCGGACACAAATTCCTCAATGAACCACTCCCCGCGCAGCCCAAACCAATGCAACCCCCGCAGTTGATAAATCAAACGGCAATCACGATATTGCATGGAACGGAGCATTGAAACGTATTTTTCGGGAGCCGGCGAGACCGCTCCTCTGAGCAACGGCACTGATGACCTTCCTCAATCCTTTTGTCCTTTTCGGCCTGGCGGCGGCAGGAATCCCCATTCTTCTCCATCTGCTGAATATCCGGAAGCTCAGGAAAATTGAATTCAGCACGCTGACTTTTCTCAAGGAATTGCAGAAGAACACGATGCGGAGAGTGAAGATTCGCCAATGGCTCCTCCTGCTTCTGCGGACGCTGATCATCATCTTTGTCGTCATCGCATTTTCGCGCCCCGCCCTCCGCGGAACGCTCGCCGGCCTCGGAACGCATGCCCGCACCACGGTCGCCGTTATCCTCGACGATTCGTACAGCATGACCCTCCGCGGCGAGCACGGCCCCTTTTTGAAGCAGGCGCAATCGTCAGCCCTTGCGATTGCCGATCTGTTGAAAGAGGGGGACGATGCGCTCTTCATCCGGCTTTCAGACCTTCCGGCTGCGACGATCGCCGAGCCGACCCACGATATCCGCCAGCTCCGGCGGGAGATCGAGCAGACGCAAGCGAGCTATAAACACCGGACGGTCGAGGAGGGGCTCCAATGCGCTCTGCGGTACCTCGGCATGTCAAAGAATTTTAACAAGGAAATTTACATCTTCACCGACAACCAGAAAACCAGCGTTCTCGGCAAGTCCTCCGCCGGGAACGGAATGCAGCCAAATTTTCCCCTCGACCCGAACATCAGGATTTTTTTCGTCCCACTCACGGACCGCCCGTTTGAGAATATCGGCGTCGTAAAAATAGAGATTCCGCCGACCCTTTTTCAAAAGGGGAAGCCCTTCATAGTGAAGGCCGATGTCCGTAATTTCGGGACTGCCCCGGCGCAGAATCGTCTCGTCAATCTGTACCTCGACGGAGTGCGGGTGATGCAAAAGAGCGTGACTGTCGACGGGGGAAGAGAAACCGCTGTCGAGTTTACCGCTGTCCCCCGGCGTACCGGATATGTTTCCGGAAGGATCGAGCTTGAGGACGATGCGTTCGACGAGGACAACTCCCGCTCGTTCACCGTCGACGTCCCGAAGCGTATCGCCGTCCTTCTTTCGTCGTCCGACCCGAAAAGCTCGACCTACCTCCGACTCGCATTGACCGCTCACAACGAAGACGAGGCTTCAACGCCGGTGGCGCTGACGGAGGTCTCGCCGCAGCAAATAACGTACTCCGCCCTCGCCCAAGCGGATGTCGTCGTTCTTTCCAATGTCGCGTCGCTCTCGCCGCTGCAGGCAGACCAGCTGAGTGAATTCGCCGCCGGCGGAGGGGGGATCATACTTCTTCCGGGAAATCTGCTCAACGTCGATCAGTATAACTCCTCCCTCCTGCCGAAGCTCGGCCTTCCGCAGCTCATGCCGTTCGACAGCAAAAGGGGGCCGGGGACCTACCGATCCTTCGAGAAAATAGACTTCAATCATCCTGTTTTCCAGGGAATGTTCGAAACTGCCTCCGGCGGGCAAATGGAAAAAAAGGGGGTAGAGTCGCCGCGGGTCATGACGTCGGTCCGGTTCGCTTCCGAAAAAGAACTCCGCTCGATCATTGCGCTTTCGGACGGCACGCCGTTTCTTTGGGAAAAAATTTCGGCCGGGAGGGCAGCGGCACGGATGCTCGGATTTTCAACGGCGGCGAATGCCGAATGGTCAGATTTTCCCCTCAAGGGAATTTTTGTACCGCTGTTGTATCAGACGATCCTGTACGCAGCGTCCGGAGGTAGCTCGATCATCGCCCAGCCGTCGCTGAACGCCGGAGACAGGGTCGACGTGCCTCTTTCAACATTAACCAGGAGAAACGGGGGGACGTCCGAAGGCCAGTCACCGGTATTTCGCATGCTGGATCCCGAAGGGAAAGAAACACTGCTCCCCCCGACCGCGGTCCGGCCGCAGAGAAATTCTCCGCGGGTAATTTCATTCGACGGCACGGAGCAGCCGGGAATTTATACTCTTCTTCGGGAAAAAGATACTGTGCAGCAGATCGCCGTGAACGTCGACCCGGCCGAATCGGCTCCCGAGAGGGCGACCTCGGCCGAGGTGATGACGATGCTCGGGCAAATCGGCTTCGAGCGGAAAGCAGTCTCGGTCGTCGGCGATCCGGGAACGCTCGGCGCTGTCGTCCTCCAAAGCAGGTTCGGCGTGGAATTGTGGAGTTATTTCCTCGCCGCCGCGCTTATCACAGCCCTTATTGAAATGATCGTTGCGCGCGAACCGCAGCAGGAAGGAACCGCATGATCGATCTCGTCCGGGATCAAAAAGAGCGTGCCATCGTCGTCGGGCTGGTCAGCAGAAGCGTTCCCAAGCTTCAGGCTGCGGAATATCTCGACGAGCTGTCGCTCCTCGCCGATACCGCAGGCGCGGTGGTGGTCCACCGGATCATGCAGGAGCGGAACAAGGTCGATCCGGCATTCTACATCGGGAAAGGAAAGGTCGAGCAGCTCGCGCAGCTCGTGGAAGACGACGACATCGCCAGCGTCATCTTCGACGACGACCTTTCTCCCGCCCAGGTCAGGAACCTGGAGACGAACATCAACAGGAAAATTCTCGACCGGAGCGGGCTGATCCTCGATATTTTTGCCAGCCGCGCGAAGACCAACGAGGCGCGCACGCAGGTGGAGCTGGCCCAGCTGCAGTACCTCCTCCCCCGCCTGACGCGCGCGTGGACGCATCTCTCGAAACAATTCGGCGGCATCGGGACCAAGGGTCCCGGCGAGACCCAGATAGAAACCGACCGCCGGATGATCAGGCAGCGAATTTCGCACCTCGAGGAAAAACTCGAAAAGATCGGACGGCAGCGCGAAACCCGGCGGAGCGGGCGAAAGGATTTCGTGAACGTCTCGCTTGTCGGCTACACGAATGCCGGCAAATCGACGCTGCTCAATGCGCTCACCGATTCGGATGTCTTCGTCGAGAACCGTCTCTTTGCCACGCTCGATACCACAACGCGCACGGCGGTGCTTTCGCCTTCCACCAAGATCCTCCTTTCCGACACGGTCGGTTTCATCCGGAAGCTTCCCCATCATCTTGTCGCATC is a genomic window of Bacteroidota bacterium containing:
- a CDS encoding BatA domain-containing protein; protein product: MTFLNPFVLFGLAAAGIPILLHLLNIRKLRKIEFSTLTFLKELQKNTMRRVKIRQWLLLLLRTLIIIFVVIAFSRPALRGTLAGLGTHARTTVAVILDDSYSMTLRGEHGPFLKQAQSSALAIADLLKEGDDALFIRLSDLPAATIAEPTHDIRQLRREIEQTQASYKHRTVEEGLQCALRYLGMSKNFNKEIYIFTDNQKTSVLGKSSAGNGMQPNFPLDPNIRIFFVPLTDRPFENIGVVKIEIPPTLFQKGKPFIVKADVRNFGTAPAQNRLVNLYLDGVRVMQKSVTVDGGRETAVEFTAVPRRTGYVSGRIELEDDAFDEDNSRSFTVDVPKRIAVLLSSSDPKSSTYLRLALTAHNEDEASTPVALTEVSPQQITYSALAQADVVVLSNVASLSPLQADQLSEFAAGGGGIILLPGNLLNVDQYNSSLLPKLGLPQLMPFDSKRGPGTYRSFEKIDFNHPVFQGMFETASGGQMEKKGVESPRVMTSVRFASEKELRSIIALSDGTPFLWEKISAGRAAARMLGFSTAANAEWSDFPLKGIFVPLLYQTILYAASGGSSIIAQPSLNAGDRVDVPLSTLTRRNGGTSEGQSPVFRMLDPEGKETLLPPTAVRPQRNSPRVISFDGTEQPGIYTLLREKDTVQQIAVNVDPAESAPERATSAEVMTMLGQIGFERKAVSVVGDPGTLGAVVLQSRFGVELWSYFLAAALITALIEMIVAREPQQEGTA
- a CDS encoding GLUG motif-containing protein — translated: MRCDWSKLLGKLISVSFAATLSFAQTATTPSGSGTAGDPYLIDSLSNLYWVTQNSTSWSSFFRQTADIDASASSGWNSGSGFAPIGGQSTSFDGTYDGNGHTIDSLYISNSNNDYIGMFGLVSDGTIRNLRLTNENITGGSEVGGLVGMSTGSGSSLIDSCSTGGVITGSDSQETGGLVGMATAASTIRNCYSSALVNGANLVGGLVGHNDQGTVISNCYSTGSVNGSGSGIGGLVGYNTYTSPANAQIVNSYAIGKLIGSGVSQVGGLVGGNGATISNSFWNTDSSGSTGVGAGSGSGATGATSGQMQTLSTFTGAGWDFVLETANGTNDYWDMDTTHKAINHGYPFLSWEDHDTIALPVELTAFAGTSTGADAVLSWKTATEVQNAGFEIERMTDKQPTAANSWKRVGFVGGAGTSNAPHNYSFTDNVGSSGSYSYRLMQIDRNGAFTYSQTVTVNVAAGPRIFSLGQNYPNPFNPSTTIQFTVPEDGRASLKIYDAIGQEVATLFNSGAKAGEYHQATFDASRLASGIYFARLEFGGTMLTKKMMLLK
- the hflX gene encoding GTPase HflX; the encoded protein is MIDLVRDQKERAIVVGLVSRSVPKLQAAEYLDELSLLADTAGAVVVHRIMQERNKVDPAFYIGKGKVEQLAQLVEDDDIASVIFDDDLSPAQVRNLETNINRKILDRSGLILDIFASRAKTNEARTQVELAQLQYLLPRLTRAWTHLSKQFGGIGTKGPGETQIETDRRMIRQRISHLEEKLEKIGRQRETRRSGRKDFVNVSLVGYTNAGKSTLLNALTDSDVFVENRLFATLDTTTRTAVLSPSTKILLSDTVGFIRKLPHHLVASFKGTLEEVIEADILLHVIDVCHPKFDEQIRVVISTLEELGAAGKPTLYVFNKIDALQDREHLQELQRQFIPSVFISAERGINLLGLKEMILRTIHHSRIDLTFSIAHTEHKLLSALHDLAEIEERVYEDGSVIVKAKVSSRNINHVREVLKQAHATIISFQAPHEQREPSKSGDDE
- a CDS encoding carboxypeptidase-like regulatory domain-containing protein; translated protein: MLSLYRGSTLIVIVACFLAAFGGCKKNDSTTNPVNAPLYNVTATVVNPQGQPQGGATLALQNPPAESGTFSAITDSTGKATIESPSGQHTIIASIGTVFQATLTVNVSASASGTVVTTPLHLQQNTTLGRVLVVTADAEQLEDVLRVIGYTAFDSVYIDTLEEEANIDSTKVLNYLKQYTLVFSDCDGGTEGDDEYAALSRTYGRYIQGGGKMYGGHYNYYHLERIWPPYYMLEDSQDNPAEDSIRIVSPPLAGYVGFTVASWDSSGDSRELSGYEHFTDLPPTSVVYATISWTNPRIAVIVENHLGSGKFLWTDYHNQDIKDVAHLVKIVQYFLLNL